actacaaccacgcttacttcccatgtaacaccattttcaattccatctgattctttcactttccactatgcaaatcaggtaacaatgattatatcggggtaaaactttgcgtgaataatgcaattaaagtatgccactttgcggccaaaaattgtctaaatcgaaccaaaactgttcaaacccctaagtactaaatatgtggaccccagtgcctagagttgaccttctaccgaaaatatcagtcaatccacaaagaaatctcaaacgagtataccatttgactttgcgagagtataaaatgttcggttacatccgaacttagcccttccttacttgttagagttaaaaattatatctaatataatttttcattggtTTTAAAGTCTTTCGTACTGTACAAACTTTTATACAGCTAACTGTAGTCATTCACAGTGTTACTTGAAATTATCTTAAACTTCGAGTATTTCCTATAGGGTGCATATTATAATTATGTGTATAATTTCGCATTTGTGACCTttaactaatattataaatgaaagTATTGTTGTAATGCTTTAGTGTCCAATATTACTACAATTAGTCAGCTACACATCGACAATAAATCAAATTGAATGACATGAAATTGACAAGTGGCATGCGATGTGCGATTCCGATGCAtcattaatttgtatttgtctggttaattataacaacaaaaagtaggCATATTTTGAAGAATGCCGTAAAGTAGAATTCTGAACTAAAAGTTCGAATAATTCAAAAGCAGAAAATAATCCTCTTACCAAACcttattatagtaaaattaTTCTGCTTTAAACTGAGCACAATTTGGATTGACATGCAACACGTAATCTCTTAACAATTGTTCtcctaaaaatattcaaactaaTCTAGATGGATATTGGATATATGCATATCAAATtcatcaaacttcacacgaacttAAAAAAGGTTGcagcaaactaaaaaaaacatttttcgtttaaatGGACCAGTGCGAGTTACATTTGATCAAGTGTTAATATTATCTTAATAAGATTCTGGAGTTACCCATTTATACTCGACattcacacaataacaattCCAATCGATTTTTGAATATCTGTCTGACTTCGTAGCTAAATCAGGGATGATTTGAGCAACAATTGATATTTCTTAGCATTCTTAGGAGATTGGCGAGACATCTAGTAAAAATCATACCTTTGCAAGCCCACAAGAAATGCATCGTTCTATATCTTAGACATTAATTAAGGGGTTAAGCCAACTTAGAATTTTCAAATCTGGCATTTTTTTCTCTCGAGGTAGACTTCACGGTCCCAAAACATTATTCAATTCAgtgaatactaaaaaaaaactttttccccGGTCGAatcctctatagttttcaagcttcaacacgaaaattttaaatgcgttttctcgatcttccatttttcataCCGGACGATAGTAATCATATCTATTCTCTATAAATCTTAACTGTAGCTacacaataatattttcaagtaaACTACGTACGACACTTTTGTTATCATCAACTTTTTAGTAAACAATTTGCTGCTcattttttcgataaaaaatttgccatttttgaaaaagttcaatattttgtgaaaactttatataaagcTAAAAACGTAGTAGTAAGTACATTACtagcaaatttttttgtaaaataagatCCCGTTTCTTATTTTGTTTCCCACGAGGTTCTTAAATGCGTCGCTCATCGAGCCCCTCTTGAAGCGGGTTATTTCGTAGATTGGACCAGTAGGTGTGTCGATATGAAAGCTTGCTAATATacccaaatataatatgtttaataaaacCTGAAAGAATGAGACTCTAAGTCTTTTCTCGTACtcccaaaataaataattagaattAGGCCTAGTCTGAGTTAACCCGTCAAgctaaaaaacttttatttaatatatatataacaaaccTCCACCCTTCCCTAAAGCTGCTAGCATACCTTAGTAGTACCAAATATTGAAGAAATTGGTACAAACCGTTCAAAATTTTGTCTAGTAATGAATATTATATTCATATGcaccatattttaaaaaaatattttgttaatatgattaatattataaatttttacaccTCCAGCTGTTCCCGAATTTAACCCCTgcttattttcagttttttttttttttgtttgaagaataaaatatttcaaatatctttCAAAATATTCGCCTTTCTCAAATAAACGCAAACGAAAAGTTTCATTAAAGGTCGTTTGAAATCGACCAGCTCTCTCGCTTAAAATGCTGTCATCGCATGTGGCTGTCAGCTATGCACTCTTTTTCGCAAGCCTAATGATCTTGTGTCAACACGCCTTAAGTGCATTCTCAAATGATTTCTGTAAAATGAAATGCGGCACTCGTCGACATACGCTCTGTAACCGGGTTGGTATTTATCACTACACCCTGAATTCATAGCAATCTCTTGATTACTAATGCAACGCCATCTATTGTCAGGTGAAAGTTCATAACTGCAGCTACAAATCATACCACATATACGGTAGCGCCGAACTGGAAGACTTGAATCTGCGAAATCAGCTCATTATGGCGCACAATGGCTTACGCGAACGTATCGCCAGCCGTATGCATGTCGCTGATATGGTGCTGAGCAAATGGAGCAAACAATTGGCGACAATGGCGGAAAATTGGGCACATCAATGTCGACCATATGAGGATGATGAATGCGCTCACACGTCATTGCCGATGAGTGTACAAACTTTGATCAATATTATGCATGCAAACCAACGGGAAATGTTTGTAGCCATGAACCGCTTTTGTATCACTTCGCTTTATTTGCCGCATGAATTGCTGCAAATGGCTTTGAATAGGTGGTACTTTGAAAAGGATTACATGAAAGCGCCCAAGAAACAAAACTTTCACAATCATACG
The sequence above is drawn from the Bactrocera oleae isolate idBacOlea1 chromosome 5, idBacOlea1, whole genome shotgun sequence genome and encodes:
- the LOC106620852 gene encoding venom allergen 5; the protein is MLSSHVAVSYALFFASLMILCQHALSAFSNDFCKMKCGTRRHTLCNRVKVHNCSYKSYHIYGSAELEDLNLRNQLIMAHNGLRERIASRMHVADMVLSKWSKQLATMAENWAHQCRPYEDDECAHTSLPMSVQTLINIMHANQREMFVAMNRFCITSLYLPHELLQMALNRWYFEKDYMKAPKKQNFHNHTLGLFSGENNFTHLAFPQIRRIGCSVARYDNAYCIFCLYDPYYRHSEGMLFTHGKPATNCPSQYPLKDLDFPKMCTRNIYLDPDELNLVAGKIHIWRFLLIINFIQVCL